A section of the Candidatus Moraniibacteriota bacterium genome encodes:
- a CDS encoding glycosyltransferase family 4 protein, protein MRLLIFCPFYPPHIGGLETHALEFNRHIAPSVESILVFTPRLPVSAPVRETKGNITVLRFPAFEPIHNYPIPKFWRSDFWELWREALNSTPSHLVSRTRFFFTSLMAWRFARSQELPWLHVEHGSDFVHFHSALKSSIGKLYDWTLGRFTLRQADRVVANSLASSAFVTKLSGRTDCTTIYRGVETDEILHAPVQNEIRERFPDQIIIGYLGRLIDGKGVIHVLEALDRISDKRLACAIIGSGPERTKLETYIKEHSLENSVMLLGHRPLPEALGLMKSFDIFVNPSYSEGIPTSVIEAALLKKAIVATDVGGTPEIITGNSDGFLVPVGDIRTLGEKLQLLANDGELRRSLGLRAHDAVQNTFSWPNAVKQYLDIFKSISRKSK, encoded by the coding sequence ATGCGACTCCTCATTTTTTGCCCGTTCTATCCACCGCATATCGGTGGACTTGAAACGCATGCCCTCGAATTCAACCGACATATCGCGCCCTCCGTCGAGAGTATTCTGGTTTTCACACCACGGCTCCCAGTATCTGCCCCGGTCCGTGAAACCAAAGGCAACATTACCGTCCTCCGTTTTCCTGCCTTCGAACCGATACATAACTATCCTATCCCGAAATTCTGGCGTTCTGATTTCTGGGAACTGTGGCGAGAGGCACTCAACAGTACGCCATCCCATCTCGTCTCGCGCACGCGATTCTTCTTCACTTCACTCATGGCATGGCGATTCGCTCGTTCGCAAGAGCTCCCCTGGCTCCACGTCGAGCACGGCTCGGATTTCGTCCACTTTCATTCAGCTCTGAAATCCTCAATCGGCAAGCTCTATGACTGGACCCTTGGCCGTTTCACGCTCCGTCAAGCAGACCGGGTGGTGGCGAATTCACTGGCCTCATCTGCATTTGTGACCAAACTCTCCGGCCGCACGGATTGCACCACCATCTATCGTGGCGTCGAGACCGATGAAATACTTCATGCCCCTGTACAAAACGAGATTCGTGAACGTTTTCCCGATCAAATCATCATCGGTTATCTCGGACGTCTCATCGATGGCAAAGGAGTGATCCATGTACTCGAAGCCTTAGACCGTATCAGTGACAAACGACTCGCCTGTGCCATCATCGGCAGCGGGCCAGAAAGGACGAAACTGGAGACCTACATCAAAGAGCATTCCCTCGAGAACTCTGTCATGCTCCTCGGTCATCGACCACTCCCCGAAGCATTGGGGTTGATGAAGTCGTTTGATATATTCGTCAATCCGAGCTATTCCGAGGGTATCCCGACCTCTGTCATCGAAGCCGCACTTTTAAAGAAAGCGATCGTCGCCACTGACGTTGGTGGAACACCAGAGATCATCACTGGAAATAGCGATGGTTTCCTCGTCCCAGTCGGTGATATCAGAACGCTCGGGGAAAAACTACAACTCCTCGCCAATGATGGCGAGCTGCGGCGTTCGCTCGGCCTACGTGCGCATGATGCCGTACAAAATACATTCTCCTGGCCGAATGCCGTCAAGCAATATCTCGACATCTTCAAGAGTATTTCTCGGAAATCAAAGTAA
- a CDS encoding UDP-glucose/GDP-mannose dehydrogenase family protein, with translation MKLSFLGTGYVGLVSGACMAEIGHTVICADVDRAKIAKLNKGVIPIYEIGLEEVVERNVREGRLTFTTNLKAAIQQSEVIFMAVGTPEDPVTGEADLKYVVSAAEAFGKYLNGYKLFVDKSTVPVGTAEEVTRVIQRASRGKHSFEVVSNPEFLREGAAVKDFLNPDRIVVGTASVKAKKIMERVYRPIARAGRPLMLTDVRSAEIIKYAANSFLAMKITYINEVANFCELAGGDVKEVARGLGYDSRIGSRFLYAGIGYGGSCFPKDVKAFIRTGQVFHSPFRLLETVDEVNALQRLRPFMKLQDLWGEDMKDKTVAVWGLAFKPRTDDVREAAALLNIAALLRAGAKVRAFDPVAMENAARALSGKRLVYTKKAVDAVRRADALIIATEWDEFRVLDFADLKQRMKGDIIYDGRNVLERSEAEAAGFVYYGIGV, from the coding sequence ATGAAACTCTCCTTCCTCGGGACTGGCTATGTCGGGCTGGTATCAGGCGCCTGCATGGCAGAGATCGGGCATACTGTAATCTGTGCCGATGTTGATCGGGCCAAGATCGCCAAGCTCAACAAAGGAGTCATTCCGATTTATGAAATTGGCCTCGAAGAAGTAGTAGAACGGAATGTCCGCGAGGGCCGGCTGACTTTTACGACGAATTTGAAAGCGGCGATTCAACAGTCGGAAGTGATTTTTATGGCGGTCGGTACGCCCGAAGATCCTGTGACCGGTGAGGCGGACTTGAAATATGTTGTCTCGGCGGCTGAGGCCTTTGGCAAGTACCTAAACGGCTATAAACTTTTCGTTGACAAATCGACAGTCCCCGTCGGGACTGCAGAGGAGGTCACTCGTGTCATTCAGCGGGCGTCTCGAGGGAAACACTCGTTTGAAGTGGTCTCTAACCCGGAATTCCTCCGCGAGGGTGCAGCGGTAAAGGATTTCCTCAACCCGGACCGGATTGTCGTCGGTACCGCATCAGTGAAAGCGAAAAAGATTATGGAGCGTGTCTACCGGCCGATTGCTCGGGCGGGACGGCCGCTTATGCTGACCGATGTCCGGAGTGCTGAAATCATCAAATACGCCGCGAATTCCTTTCTCGCGATGAAGATCACCTACATCAATGAGGTGGCGAATTTCTGTGAGCTGGCCGGTGGCGATGTCAAAGAAGTAGCGCGCGGTCTCGGTTATGACAGCCGTATCGGATCGCGGTTTTTGTATGCGGGTATCGGCTATGGTGGCTCCTGTTTTCCGAAAGACGTGAAGGCCTTCATCCGGACTGGACAGGTGTTTCACTCACCTTTCCGGTTGCTTGAGACTGTCGACGAGGTGAATGCGCTTCAGCGGTTGCGTCCCTTCATGAAACTCCAGGACTTGTGGGGCGAGGATATGAAAGATAAAACGGTGGCCGTCTGGGGGCTGGCATTCAAGCCGCGGACTGACGATGTGCGGGAAGCTGCTGCGCTCCTCAATATCGCTGCGCTCCTCAGGGCCGGGGCCAAAGTGCGCGCCTTCGATCCGGTGGCGATGGAGAATGCTGCTCGGGCTCTTTCGGGAAAGAGGTTGGTGTATACGAAGAAGGCGGTCGATGCCGTACGGCGGGCCGATGCCCTCATCATTGCGACCGAGTGGGATGAGTTCCGTGTCCTCGACTTCGCAGATCTGAAGCAGCGGATGAAGGGGGACATCATCTATGACGGTCGGAATGTCCTCGAGCGCAGTGAAGCCGAAGCAGCTGGTTTCGTCTATTACGGCATTGGGGTCTAA
- a CDS encoding DUF2304 domain-containing protein, which produces MDFSSLRLYQVVILILAGFMLYQGVSDYFKGKNHQTILKLGVRIVVWGGMATIALFPNFSNVLAELIGIQGNINAVILTGFILVFLMIFKLLSAIERLEQQVTLFTREDALKKLKTPELHD; this is translated from the coding sequence ATGGATTTTAGCTCGCTTCGGCTCTATCAAGTGGTCATCCTGATCCTCGCAGGCTTCATGCTCTATCAGGGCGTGAGCGACTACTTCAAGGGCAAAAATCATCAAACCATCCTCAAGCTCGGTGTCCGCATCGTCGTCTGGGGCGGCATGGCGACGATCGCTCTCTTTCCAAATTTCAGCAATGTCCTCGCCGAACTCATCGGCATCCAGGGCAATATCAACGCCGTCATCCTCACCGGCTTTATCCTGGTCTTCCTCATGATCTTCAAGCTCCTCTCCGCTATCGAACGTCTTGAACAGCAGGTGACACTCTTCACCCGTGAAGATGCCTTGAAGAAACTGAAAACGCCGGAATTGCATGACTAA
- a CDS encoding flippase-like domain-containing protein produces MKDWKTLLKILVSFGLVVWLIERVDWPTVGHILGGVYLLFIGVYIVLQITGNIISAAKWRYLAGLQGSATFSLRDGFFAYLTGAFINNFLPSTVGGDTYRVLWMSRTSARARAFAVVFFDRITGLAALFLFSALGLAFLPWQLLLEKPGFIILSAIVFSGALVILAGLFLIRKYFEIVRALFRQLPWQRIPMIVSQFQSFALYRPYGTTLAWAVLFTVVGIGGSNYFLFQSLGAELSLTGFFSAIFVATLVANIPISINNIGVKEWAYVFFFGLVGVSVEVAVTAALLSRLLQMLISFIALPSYIAERRQGQAETV; encoded by the coding sequence ATGAAGGATTGGAAGACGTTACTCAAAATTCTCGTGTCGTTCGGGCTGGTAGTCTGGTTGATTGAACGCGTGGATTGGCCAACGGTTGGTCATATCTTGGGGGGTGTTTATCTGCTCTTTATTGGAGTGTATATTGTCCTTCAGATCACGGGGAATATTATCTCTGCCGCAAAGTGGCGTTATCTCGCCGGGCTCCAGGGGAGCGCTACATTTTCGCTGAGAGATGGATTCTTTGCCTATCTCACGGGAGCATTCATTAACAATTTTCTGCCGTCGACAGTCGGAGGTGATACGTACCGAGTGCTATGGATGAGTCGCACCAGTGCCCGAGCAAGGGCGTTTGCGGTTGTTTTTTTTGATCGCATCACTGGACTGGCCGCACTCTTTCTCTTTTCCGCTTTGGGCTTAGCATTCTTGCCCTGGCAGTTACTCCTTGAGAAGCCGGGATTCATTATTCTTTCAGCGATTGTCTTTTCGGGAGCGCTGGTGATTCTCGCAGGACTGTTTCTCATTCGAAAATACTTTGAAATCGTTCGGGCACTTTTCAGGCAACTGCCCTGGCAGCGTATCCCGATGATCGTGAGTCAGTTTCAATCGTTCGCACTGTACCGTCCGTATGGAACGACACTCGCCTGGGCCGTACTTTTTACGGTGGTCGGCATCGGGGGGAGTAATTATTTCTTGTTTCAGAGTCTCGGAGCCGAACTTTCGCTTACCGGATTTTTTAGTGCGATTTTTGTCGCGACACTCGTCGCAAATATCCCGATTTCGATTAATAATATCGGCGTGAAGGAATGGGCGTATGTCTTTTTCTTCGGACTGGTTGGCGTTTCAGTCGAGGTAGCTGTGACGGCCGCACTCCTGTCGCGACTCCTCCAGATGCTCATTTCTTTCATTGCTTTGCCCAGCTATATCGCTGAGCGTCGGCAGGGGCAGGCTGAGACAGTCTGA
- a CDS encoding glycosyltransferase family 39 protein, giving the protein MAERLIPSILSTLLAGNALLFVSQQFKWFPQAKFTENNDPFYLAFLILGILSVGAVLYFMRSIRVRRILERLLLLFFPTELTLIFGLSQSKNFHYVFLIAIGFYILVAGMVAIHVYVTRETGERPLLAHALRSALPWIREQGFLTLFAVAFLTILFFSFGYHGLTHFAAVDEPLWTDGRIPKYWKNIGERDWKGTRISDKPGITVALAAGPGIWFVDTKDYKAIRSGGELHAKDLDIETLYYALRLPLLITITLFLPFFYVLIERLLGKRDALLAYAGITLSPVLLGMSTIINPDSLLWLFVPQALLAYLVFLKRRHYRYLILSGVLVGLALLTKYVANFVIVFMVGLVFLEWIYQERAHAVSLSDYLKRSLSDLSILIFTALATFYVLFPAVWVKPEKLITSTLYSQAFEKFAPLFIVLLIFIGIDLAWNRTRALSYLLGRLERARVWIGWGAAGFFLVATLTVLVNSWLGMTGYDFMSLLSSPKTVSGRTDIFGIFLTNFYPLLFGLPPFILLGIFAGVSLIFRKAFFADDQARLALYLILFILLYYVGATGNGVAMIVRYQIILFPIATLLATLGLLVLLDRFVTLKAGYAFTLLFSLLGVTGLSTLVTTPFPLSYASSLLPDRFHTDVKDMGPGSYEAAQWLNRQPDAENLTIWTDKDGVCKFFVGKCRRGFGNYDTRRREGIDYIVVSSGRESRTTKIVVGQANSGVSNVIRYDQYYHKPSPIHEILINGRPNQFVKIYPYAE; this is encoded by the coding sequence ATGGCCGAACGCCTCATTCCGTCGATCCTCTCCACGCTCCTCGCTGGAAACGCACTCCTCTTCGTTTCTCAGCAATTCAAGTGGTTTCCTCAGGCGAAATTCACCGAGAACAACGACCCCTTTTACCTCGCCTTTCTCATTCTCGGGATTCTCTCCGTCGGTGCCGTCCTGTATTTCATGCGTTCCATCCGGGTCCGACGAATACTCGAGCGGCTCCTGCTCCTTTTTTTCCCCACAGAACTCACCCTCATCTTCGGCTTGTCCCAATCGAAGAACTTCCACTATGTCTTCCTCATCGCGATCGGATTCTATATCCTCGTCGCGGGGATGGTCGCCATCCATGTCTATGTGACGAGAGAGACCGGGGAACGCCCGCTCCTCGCGCATGCACTGCGCTCGGCTTTGCCCTGGATCCGGGAACAAGGATTCCTAACTCTCTTCGCAGTAGCATTCCTCACTATCCTCTTCTTCTCATTCGGCTACCACGGTCTCACCCACTTCGCCGCTGTCGATGAACCGCTCTGGACAGACGGACGGATACCGAAGTACTGGAAGAATATCGGTGAACGCGACTGGAAAGGGACGCGCATCAGCGACAAACCCGGCATCACCGTCGCTCTTGCTGCCGGCCCAGGCATCTGGTTCGTCGATACGAAAGACTACAAAGCTATTCGTTCCGGCGGCGAACTCCATGCTAAGGATCTCGACATCGAAACTCTCTACTACGCCCTCCGGCTCCCCCTCCTCATCACGATTACACTCTTCCTCCCGTTCTTCTATGTCCTGATCGAACGACTGTTGGGAAAACGCGATGCCCTGCTCGCCTATGCGGGGATCACCCTCTCACCTGTCCTCCTCGGGATGAGCACCATCATCAATCCCGATTCGCTCCTCTGGCTCTTCGTCCCTCAGGCGCTCTTGGCCTATCTCGTCTTCCTGAAACGCCGTCATTACCGTTACCTGATCCTTTCCGGTGTCCTCGTCGGACTCGCCCTCCTGACCAAGTACGTCGCCAACTTCGTGATCGTCTTCATGGTCGGGCTCGTTTTCCTCGAATGGATCTACCAGGAACGGGCGCATGCCGTTTCTCTCAGCGACTACCTGAAACGATCCCTTTCCGATCTTTCTATCCTCATTTTCACGGCGCTCGCCACCTTCTACGTGCTCTTCCCGGCCGTGTGGGTGAAGCCCGAAAAACTCATCACATCGACACTGTACAGCCAAGCCTTTGAAAAGTTCGCTCCACTGTTCATCGTCCTACTCATCTTCATCGGTATCGACCTCGCCTGGAATCGAACCCGGGCCCTCTCCTATCTGCTCGGCCGCCTCGAGCGTGCCCGAGTGTGGATTGGTTGGGGTGCGGCGGGATTCTTTCTCGTGGCGACACTTACAGTTCTCGTAAACAGCTGGCTTGGGATGACAGGGTACGACTTTATGAGCCTGCTTTCCTCGCCCAAGACAGTCTCCGGACGAACCGATATCTTCGGGATCTTTCTCACGAATTTCTACCCGCTCCTTTTTGGTCTCCCTCCCTTCATCCTCCTCGGCATATTCGCTGGGGTGTCCCTCATTTTCCGCAAAGCATTCTTCGCGGATGATCAAGCCCGACTCGCTCTCTACCTCATCCTCTTCATCCTCCTCTACTATGTCGGGGCGACGGGCAACGGTGTCGCGATGATTGTCCGCTATCAGATCATCCTCTTCCCGATTGCTACCCTCCTTGCCACACTCGGGCTCTTGGTGCTCCTCGATCGCTTCGTGACACTGAAGGCCGGTTATGCTTTCACTCTGCTTTTCAGCCTTCTCGGCGTGACCGGCCTGAGCACGCTCGTGACGACACCTTTCCCCCTCTCCTATGCTTCTTCGCTCTTGCCGGACCGTTTCCACACCGACGTGAAGGATATGGGACCAGGAAGCTATGAGGCTGCCCAGTGGCTCAACCGCCAGCCAGATGCAGAAAATCTGACGATCTGGACCGACAAAGACGGTGTCTGCAAGTTTTTTGTCGGCAAGTGTCGGCGTGGCTTCGGAAACTATGATACCCGGCGCCGGGAAGGGATTGATTACATCGTAGTCTCGTCCGGTCGTGAAAGCCGAACGACCAAAATTGTCGTCGGGCAAGCTAACAGCGGGGTATCAAATGTCATCCGCTATGATCAGTATTACCACAAGCCGTCACCTATCCATGAAATCCTCATCAACGGACGGCCGAACCAATTCGTGAAAATCTACCCGTACGCAGAGTAA
- a CDS encoding glycosyltransferase family 2 protein codes for MTTSTTSPDLVCIVLPAWNESQMLSDVLHEIQSAGHRQIIVVDDGSRDATFTVAQATPGVIALRHRLNRGKGAATKTGIEAAKLLGADIIVTMDSDGQHNPADISRLVEPIQKQHCDVVLGTRLKDFRGMPWHKLLANWVGNAITWYFYGLWVSDSQSGFRAYSRHASELINTKTDRYEYDSEVIREIYQYKLKYQEVPIEVRYTDYSMGKLHKQGFVNGLKTFYKIVWNLIS; via the coding sequence ATGACCACCTCAACCACTAGCCCTGATCTCGTCTGTATCGTTCTCCCGGCCTGGAATGAATCCCAGATGCTCAGTGATGTCCTCCATGAAATCCAATCAGCCGGCCATCGCCAGATCATCGTCGTCGACGACGGCAGCCGCGATGCGACATTCACGGTCGCACAGGCTACTCCGGGAGTCATCGCTCTCCGACACCGGTTGAACCGTGGCAAAGGGGCAGCCACCAAAACCGGCATTGAAGCGGCCAAACTTCTGGGTGCTGATATCATCGTCACGATGGATAGTGATGGTCAACACAATCCCGCCGATATCTCCCGACTCGTCGAACCGATCCAAAAGCAGCACTGCGATGTCGTTCTCGGTACTCGACTGAAGGACTTCCGGGGCATGCCCTGGCACAAGCTCCTCGCCAACTGGGTGGGCAATGCCATCACCTGGTACTTCTACGGCCTATGGGTCTCAGACAGCCAGTCTGGTTTCCGTGCCTATTCGCGCCATGCCTCCGAACTCATCAACACCAAAACTGATCGCTACGAATACGACAGCGAAGTCATTCGGGAGATCTACCAGTATAAGCTAAAATATCAGGAGGTTCCCATCGAGGTGCGCTACACTGACTACTCCATGGGAAAGCTCCATAAGCAAGGATTCGTCAATGGCCTGAAGACATTCTACAAAATCGTTTGGAACCTTATTTCCTAA
- a CDS encoding glycosyltransferase family 2 protein: MLSVVVPLYNEEGNVFELHRRIKSALEEIGNPYEIIFVDDGSKDKTRAEAMACTPVKLVVFRKNFGQTAAFDAGIKAATGGIIITLDGDLQNDPADIPLLLEKIDAGYDVVSGWRYKRRDPWSKTIPSRIANFLRTCLIHDRIHDSGCSLKAYRRECFNDVDLFGEMHRFIPAILQLEGFRVAEVKVSHHPRLHGVTKYNWKRGMKGFVDMLAIWFWRKYSHRPLHLFGGVGVVLFLLGSAILLWMLALKLYFGASLAERLWPLVGIFFTLVGIQFFISGLLADISVKSYYQARGRMNYNIREVITNR, from the coding sequence ATGCTTTCGGTTGTGGTTCCGCTCTACAATGAGGAGGGGAACGTTTTCGAGTTGCATCGTCGAATCAAATCAGCCCTGGAGGAGATCGGAAATCCCTATGAGATCATCTTCGTTGATGATGGCTCAAAAGACAAGACCCGCGCTGAGGCGATGGCCTGCACGCCGGTAAAGTTGGTTGTTTTCCGTAAGAATTTCGGGCAGACAGCGGCTTTCGACGCGGGCATCAAGGCTGCAACCGGCGGCATCATTATCACGCTTGATGGTGATCTCCAGAATGATCCGGCCGATATCCCGCTCCTCCTCGAAAAGATTGACGCTGGGTATGACGTCGTTTCAGGCTGGCGGTACAAGCGGCGGGATCCCTGGAGCAAGACGATCCCTTCCCGGATTGCGAATTTTCTCAGGACCTGCCTGATTCACGATCGGATTCATGACTCGGGCTGCAGTTTGAAGGCGTATCGGAGAGAATGTTTCAATGACGTCGATCTCTTCGGTGAGATGCACCGGTTCATCCCGGCCATTCTCCAGCTCGAGGGGTTCCGCGTGGCCGAGGTGAAGGTCAGTCATCACCCACGTCTTCACGGAGTGACGAAATACAATTGGAAGCGGGGCATGAAAGGCTTCGTCGATATGCTCGCCATCTGGTTCTGGCGGAAATACTCGCATCGTCCGCTCCATCTGTTCGGAGGGGTCGGGGTCGTTCTGTTCCTCCTGGGATCAGCGATTCTTCTCTGGATGCTCGCGTTGAAGCTGTATTTTGGCGCCTCACTCGCGGAACGCCTCTGGCCGCTCGTCGGCATCTTCTTCACCCTCGTCGGCATCCAATTCTTCATCTCGGGCCTGTTGGCGGATATTTCTGTGAAGAGCTACTATCAAGCGCGTGGTCGGATGAATTACAACATCCGCGAAGTAATCACGAATCGATAA
- a CDS encoding glycosyltransferase, with the protein MKVLFLNYEYPPLGGGAANATACILEEWGQDKSLEVHLVTSSISAELNETMLGANVFIHRLPIGKNAGNLHHQSIKDVLVYSLKAWWFSRTLIRKQLTPFDITLAFFGVPCGFLALLLKTEFRIPYAVALRGSDVPGYSHKYRWLYPFLRPVIRLVWHSASTVVPNSVGLEVLAKETAPDQSFTIIENGVDVRRFLPDQAKRPKSEFIITPGASRVTERKGLNYLIEAIGILIPKYPNIHLKVMGDGSARPALEALVREKGLEEKVTFLGRIPREATAPYYQEASLFVLPSLNEGMSNAMLEALASGLPIIATPTGGTAELVQEGINGMVVPEKSAEALAKAIEMFQQNRELILAYGNESRKRAEAQSWQRTAKDFQKLLAESIRRKN; encoded by the coding sequence ATGAAAGTCCTTTTCCTTAACTATGAGTACCCGCCTCTTGGCGGCGGCGCGGCCAATGCGACTGCCTGTATTCTCGAGGAATGGGGCCAGGATAAGTCGCTTGAGGTCCATCTGGTCACCTCAAGTATCAGTGCTGAACTGAATGAGACGATGCTTGGTGCCAATGTGTTTATCCACCGTTTGCCGATTGGGAAAAACGCGGGTAATCTGCACCATCAATCGATCAAAGATGTCCTCGTCTATAGTCTGAAGGCATGGTGGTTCTCGCGTACGCTCATCAGAAAGCAATTGACCCCATTCGATATAACGCTCGCTTTCTTTGGTGTGCCATGCGGATTCCTTGCTCTGCTTCTCAAAACAGAATTCCGTATTCCGTATGCCGTGGCGCTTCGTGGATCGGATGTCCCAGGCTACAGCCACAAGTACCGGTGGTTGTACCCTTTCCTCCGACCGGTTATTCGTCTGGTCTGGCACTCGGCATCGACGGTTGTCCCGAATAGCGTCGGTCTCGAAGTGCTGGCCAAGGAGACAGCGCCAGATCAGTCGTTCACCATCATCGAAAATGGAGTCGATGTCCGCCGCTTTTTACCTGATCAGGCCAAACGCCCAAAGAGCGAGTTCATCATTACGCCTGGAGCCTCTCGGGTGACGGAGCGGAAGGGGTTGAATTATCTGATTGAAGCGATCGGGATACTCATCCCGAAGTATCCAAACATACATCTCAAAGTCATGGGTGATGGCAGCGCCAGACCGGCGCTCGAGGCGCTCGTTCGAGAAAAGGGGCTAGAAGAAAAGGTGACCTTTCTCGGCCGGATACCGCGCGAAGCAACCGCTCCTTATTACCAGGAGGCCTCGCTCTTTGTCCTCCCGTCGCTCAACGAAGGAATGAGCAATGCCATGCTCGAGGCGCTCGCTTCAGGACTGCCCATTATTGCTACTCCGACTGGTGGAACGGCTGAGTTGGTTCAGGAAGGGATAAATGGTATGGTTGTTCCGGAGAAATCTGCCGAAGCGCTCGCGAAAGCGATTGAAATGTTTCAGCAAAACCGAGAGCTCATCCTTGCTTATGGAAACGAGAGTCGTAAGCGAGCCGAAGCGCAGAGCTGGCAGCGGACAGCGAAGGATTTTCAAAAACTTCTGGCTGAATCTATACGGCGCAAGAATTGA
- a CDS encoding glycosyltransferase, whose translation MLSSLSVIIPCYKEREVITANVLIVDEFVRTRFEHYEIIVVTDGSPDGTPAEMRRMQQAYPALPIHLIEFPLNRGKGAAVRAGFLAANSEFVLMIDADLTIAVTELDNFFPAIEHADMAIASRLVPGTVFEEPTPFHRVLTARIFHVLQILLLGNFEFSDTQCGFKLFRREKTRPLFEALTINRFAFDAELLFLARRMNLRVAILPVRILKDARNTNVRIIRDSLNMLGALIKIRWNESLGRYDHLNH comes from the coding sequence ATGCTTTCATCCCTTTCTGTCATCATTCCCTGCTACAAGGAACGTGAGGTCATCACGGCAAACGTGTTGATTGTTGATGAATTTGTCCGAACCCGCTTCGAGCACTACGAGATCATCGTCGTCACTGATGGTAGCCCGGACGGAACCCCCGCTGAAATGCGACGCATGCAGCAGGCCTATCCGGCGCTGCCCATCCATCTGATCGAATTCCCGTTGAACCGCGGAAAAGGAGCTGCGGTCCGAGCCGGATTTCTCGCCGCCAATTCCGAGTTCGTCCTCATGATCGATGCCGACCTCACGATCGCTGTCACCGAGCTCGATAATTTCTTCCCCGCTATCGAGCATGCCGACATGGCGATCGCCTCACGTCTCGTCCCTGGGACAGTGTTCGAGGAACCAACACCCTTTCACCGTGTTCTGACCGCCCGAATCTTCCATGTTCTACAGATACTCCTCCTTGGTAATTTCGAATTCTCGGATACCCAGTGTGGTTTCAAACTCTTCCGCCGTGAAAAAACCCGGCCGCTCTTCGAAGCGCTCACCATCAATCGTTTCGCCTTCGATGCCGAGCTCCTCTTCCTCGCCCGCCGGATGAACCTGCGTGTCGCTATCCTCCCCGTCCGTATCCTGAAAGATGCTCGCAACACCAATGTCCGCATCATCCGTGACTCACTCAATATGCTCGGCGCGCTCATCAAAATTCGTTGGAATGAATCCCTTGGCCGCTATGACCACCTCAACCACTAG
- a CDS encoding NAD-dependent epimerase/dehydratase family protein — protein sequence MRILITGGAGFIGSHVADALIDRGHRVTIIDNLSSGSEENVNRRAKFYKVDIGNRKRLEKIFETTEPEAVLHFAAQINVRASVEDPSADAATNILGSLSLIELSAKHKVKKFIFSSTGGAMFDDTAPRPTPESVPAAPLSPYGIAKLTTEHYLRFFHQVHGLPYIVLRYANVYGPRQNAHGEAGVVSIFLTRLLDGQTPTINGDGLQTRDYVYVGDVAQANMLALDATISEGVFHIGTGIETSVNDIFRMLNWQFGKAFEESHGPAKSGEIKASALAAGKAKTVLQWEPKVALSEGLVATATWFKARSRES from the coding sequence ATGCGAATATTGATCACCGGCGGTGCCGGATTCATTGGTTCCCATGTCGCCGACGCTCTCATCGATCGCGGTCATCGCGTCACCATCATCGACAATCTGTCGAGCGGGAGCGAAGAGAACGTAAATCGTCGCGCCAAATTCTACAAAGTTGACATTGGCAATCGGAAACGGCTTGAAAAGATCTTCGAGACCACCGAACCCGAAGCCGTGCTCCACTTCGCCGCCCAGATCAATGTCCGAGCCTCAGTCGAAGATCCGTCGGCAGACGCGGCGACCAATATCCTCGGTAGCCTCTCCCTCATCGAGCTCTCTGCCAAGCATAAAGTGAAGAAGTTTATTTTTTCGTCCACGGGCGGGGCCATGTTCGATGATACAGCGCCTCGACCCACTCCGGAGTCCGTGCCGGCGGCACCCCTTTCACCCTACGGCATCGCCAAGCTCACCACCGAGCATTATCTGCGCTTCTTCCATCAGGTGCATGGATTGCCTTATATCGTGCTGCGCTATGCCAATGTTTATGGACCACGGCAAAACGCCCATGGCGAGGCTGGAGTCGTCTCCATTTTCCTCACCCGACTCCTCGATGGCCAGACCCCGACCATCAATGGCGACGGTCTCCAGACTCGCGACTATGTCTATGTCGGCGATGTCGCCCAAGCAAATATGCTCGCACTTGATGCAACCATCTCCGAAGGTGTCTTCCATATCGGAACGGGCATCGAAACGAGCGTCAATGACATCTTCCGCATGCTCAACTGGCAATTTGGCAAAGCTTTCGAAGAATCGCATGGGCCGGCCAAATCCGGGGAAATAAAAGCGAGTGCACTCGCCGCAGGCAAAGCCAAAACCGTCCTCCAGTGGGAACCGAAAGTCGCCCTCTCCGAAGGCCTCGTGGCGACTGCGACTTGGTTCAAGGCTCGCTCTCGAGAAAGCTAG